The following proteins are co-located in the Theropithecus gelada isolate Dixy chromosome 19, Tgel_1.0, whole genome shotgun sequence genome:
- the HCST gene encoding hematopoietic cell signal transducer isoform X2 yields the protein MIHPGHILFLLLLPVAAAQMTPGERSLLAFYPGTSGSCSGCGSLSLPLLSGLVAADAVASLLIVGAVFLCARPRRSPAQEDGKVYINMPGRG from the exons ATGATCCATCCGGGTCACATCCTCTTCCTGCTTTTGCTCCCAG tggctgcagctCAGATGACCCCAGGTGAGAGATCACTCCTTGCTTTTTACCCTGGCACTTCAG GCTCCTGTTCCGGATGTGGGTCCCTCTCTCTGCCGCTCCTGTCAGGCCTCGTGGCAGCGGATGCGGTGGCGTCGCTGCTCATCGTGGGGGCGGTGTTCCTGTGCGCACGCCCACGCCGCAGCCCCGCCCAAG AAGATGGCAAAGTCTACATCAACATGCCGGGCAGGGGCTGA
- the NFKBID gene encoding NF-kappa-B inhibitor delta isoform X1: protein MKWMWVCLRGILDSQAFWREKLRRWECLLAEMKVSRGERSHCPTQTVKKLLEEQRRRQQQQPDAGGVQGQFLPPPEQPLTPSVNEAVTGHPPFPAHSETVGSGLSSLGLPMGFPDWDPNTHAAYTDSPYSCPASAAESFLPSDFYPPSDPGQPCPFPQGMEAGPWRVSTLPSGTPQFPAVVPGPSLEAARAHILALGPQQLLAQDEEGDTLLHLFAARGLRWAAYAAAEVLQVYRRLDIREHKGKTPLLVAAAANQPLIVEDLLNLGAEPNATDHQGRSVLHVAATYGLPGVLLAVLNSGVQVDLEARDFEGLTPLHTAILALNVAMRPSDLCPRVLSTQARDRLDCVHMLLQMGANHTSQEIKSNKTVLHLAVQAANPTLVQLLLELPRGDLRTFVNMKAHGNTALHMAAALPPGPAQEAIVRHLLAAGADPTLRNLENEQPVHLLRPGPGPEGLRQLLKRSRVAPPGLSS, encoded by the exons ATGAAATGGATGTGGGTGTGTTTGAGAGGGATCCTAGACAGCCAAGCCTTCTGGCGTGAAAAGCTGAGAAGATGGGAGTGTCTGCTGGCAGAGATGAAAG TGAGCAGGGGTGAGCGCAGTCACTGCCCAACGCAAACCGTGAAGAAGCTTCTGGAAGAGCAGAGGCGccgccagcagcagcagccggaCGCTGGCGGGGTGCAG GGAcaatttctccctcccccagagCAGCCCCTGACCCCATCTGTGAATGAGGCTGTGACTG GCCACCCTCCCTTCCCAGCACACTCGGAGACTGTGGGTTCTGGACTTAGCAGCCTGGGTCTCCCCATGGGCTTTCCAGACTGGGACCCCAACACGCATGCTGCCTACACAGACAGCCCCTACTCTTGCCCTGCTTCTGCTGCCGAAAGTTTCCTGCCTTCTGACTTCTACCCACCCTCGGACCCAGGGCAGCCGTGCCCATTTCCCCAGGGCATGGAG GCAGGACCCTGGAGAGTTTCTACACTCCCTTCGGGAACCCCACAGTTCCCCGCTGTGGTCCCTGGACCATCGCTGGAGGCGGCTCGAGCTCACATACTGGCTTTGGGGCCAcagcagctgctggcccaggatGAGGAGGGGGACAC GCTCCTTCACCTGTTTGCGGCTCGGGGGCTGCGCTGGGCGGCGTATGCTGCGGCTGAGGTGCTCCAGGTGTACCGGCGTCTTGACATTCGTGAGCATAAGGGCAAG ACCCCTCTCCTGGTGGCGGCTGCTGCCAACCAGCCCCTGATTGTGGAGGATCTGCTGAACCTGGGAGCAGAGCCCAACGCCACTGACCATCAGGGACGTTCGGTCTTGCACGTGGCCGCTACCTACGGGCTCCCAGGAGTTCTCTTG GCTGTGCTTAACTCCGGGGTCCAGGTTGACCTGGAAGCCAGAGACTTCGAGG GCCTCACCCCGCTCCACACGGCCATCCTGGCCCTTAACGTTGCTATGCGCCCTTCTGACCTCTGCCCCCGGGTGCTGAGCACGCAGGCCCGAGACAGACTGGATTGTGTCcacatgttgctgcaaatgggtGCTAATCACACCAGCCAG GAGATCAAGAGCAACAAGACCGTTCTGCACTTGGCCGTGCAGGCTGCCAACCCCACTCTGGTTCAGCTGCTGCTGGAGCTGCCCCGGGGAGACCTGCGGACCTTTGTCAACATGAAG GCCCACGGGAACACAGCCCTCCACATGGCGGCTGCCCTGCCCCCTGGGCCGGCCCAGGAGGCCATCGTGCGGCACCTGTTGGCAGCTGGGGCTGACCCCACACTGCGCAACCTGGAGAATGAGCAGCCTGTTCACCTGCTGCGGCCCGGGCCAGGCCCTGAGGGG CTCCGGCAGCTGTTGAAGAGGAGCCGTGTGGCGCCGCCAGGCCTGTCCTCTTAG
- the TYROBP gene encoding TYRO protein tyrosine kinase-binding protein isoform X2: MGGLEPCSRLLLLPLLLAVGGLRPVQAQAQSDCSCSTVSPGVLAGIVLGDLVLTVLIALAVYFLGRLVPRGRGAAEAPRKQRITETESPYQELQGQRSDVYSDLNTQRPYYK, from the exons ATGGGGGGCCTTGAACCCTGCAGCAggctcctgctcctgcctctcCTGCTGGCTGTAGGTG gTCTCCGTCCTgtccaggcccaggcccagagcG ATTGTAGTTGCTCTACGGTGAGCCCGGGCGTGCTGGCAGGGATCgtgctgggggacctggtgcTGACAGTGCTCATCGCCCTGGCTGTGTACTTCCTGGGCCGGCTGGTCCCTCGGGGGCGAGGGGCTGCGGAGG CGCCCCGGAAACAGCGTATCACTGAGACGGAGTCGCCTTATCAG GAGCTCCAGGGTCAGAGGTCAGATGTCTACAGCGACCTCAACACACAGAGGCCATATTACAAGTGA
- the TYROBP gene encoding TYRO protein tyrosine kinase-binding protein isoform X4: MGGLEPCSRLLLLPLLLAVGDCSCSTVSPGVLAGIVLGDLVLTVLIALAVYFLGRLVPRGRGAAEAPRKQRITETESPYQELQGQRSDVYSDLNTQRPYYK; this comes from the exons ATGGGGGGCCTTGAACCCTGCAGCAggctcctgctcctgcctctcCTGCTGGCTGTAGGTG ATTGTAGTTGCTCTACGGTGAGCCCGGGCGTGCTGGCAGGGATCgtgctgggggacctggtgcTGACAGTGCTCATCGCCCTGGCTGTGTACTTCCTGGGCCGGCTGGTCCCTCGGGGGCGAGGGGCTGCGGAGG CGCCCCGGAAACAGCGTATCACTGAGACGGAGTCGCCTTATCAG GAGCTCCAGGGTCAGAGGTCAGATGTCTACAGCGACCTCAACACACAGAGGCCATATTACAAGTGA
- the TYROBP gene encoding TYRO protein tyrosine kinase-binding protein isoform X3 has product MGGLEPCSRLLLLPLLLAVGDCSCSTVSPGVLAGIVLGDLVLTVLIALAVYFLGRLVPRGRGAAEAAPRKQRITETESPYQELQGQRSDVYSDLNTQRPYYK; this is encoded by the exons ATGGGGGGCCTTGAACCCTGCAGCAggctcctgctcctgcctctcCTGCTGGCTGTAGGTG ATTGTAGTTGCTCTACGGTGAGCCCGGGCGTGCTGGCAGGGATCgtgctgggggacctggtgcTGACAGTGCTCATCGCCCTGGCTGTGTACTTCCTGGGCCGGCTGGTCCCTCGGGGGCGAGGGGCTGCGGAGG CAGCGCCCCGGAAACAGCGTATCACTGAGACGGAGTCGCCTTATCAG GAGCTCCAGGGTCAGAGGTCAGATGTCTACAGCGACCTCAACACACAGAGGCCATATTACAAGTGA
- the HCST gene encoding hematopoietic cell signal transducer isoform X3: protein MIHPGHILFLLLLPVAAAQMTPGERSLLAFYPGTSGSCSGCGSLSLPLLSGLVAADAVASLLIVGAVFLCARPRRSPAQDGKVYINMPGRG, encoded by the exons ATGATCCATCCGGGTCACATCCTCTTCCTGCTTTTGCTCCCAG tggctgcagctCAGATGACCCCAGGTGAGAGATCACTCCTTGCTTTTTACCCTGGCACTTCAG GCTCCTGTTCCGGATGTGGGTCCCTCTCTCTGCCGCTCCTGTCAGGCCTCGTGGCAGCGGATGCGGTGGCGTCGCTGCTCATCGTGGGGGCGGTGTTCCTGTGCGCACGCCCACGCCGCAGCCCCGCCCAAG ATGGCAAAGTCTACATCAACATGCCGGGCAGGGGCTGA
- the HCST gene encoding hematopoietic cell signal transducer isoform X1, with amino-acid sequence MIHPGHILFLLLLPVAAAQMTPGERSLLAFYPGTSGSCSGCGSLSLPLLSGLVAADAVASLLIVGAVFLCARPRRSPAQGKGRDGRGLEGAWCP; translated from the exons ATGATCCATCCGGGTCACATCCTCTTCCTGCTTTTGCTCCCAG tggctgcagctCAGATGACCCCAGGTGAGAGATCACTCCTTGCTTTTTACCCTGGCACTTCAG GCTCCTGTTCCGGATGTGGGTCCCTCTCTCTGCCGCTCCTGTCAGGCCTCGTGGCAGCGGATGCGGTGGCGTCGCTGCTCATCGTGGGGGCGGTGTTCCTGTGCGCACGCCCACGCCGCAGCCCCGCCCAAGGTAAGGGCAGGGATGGGCGGGGCCTGGAGGGTGCATGGTGTCCCTAG
- the NFKBID gene encoding NF-kappa-B inhibitor delta isoform X2: MGFPDWDPNTHAAYTDSPYSCPASAAESFLPSDFYPPSDPGQPCPFPQGMEDPPDTRFYAESSLPQAGPWRVSTLPSGTPQFPAVVPGPSLEAARAHILALGPQQLLAQDEEGDTLLHLFAARGLRWAAYAAAEVLQVYRRLDIREHKGKTPLLVAAAANQPLIVEDLLNLGAEPNATDHQGRSVLHVAATYGLPGVLLAVLNSGVQVDLEARDFEGLTPLHTAILALNVAMRPSDLCPRVLSTQARDRLDCVHMLLQMGANHTSQEIKSNKTVLHLAVQAANPTLVQLLLELPRGDLRTFVNMKAHGNTALHMAAALPPGPAQEAIVRHLLAAGADPTLRNLENEQPVHLLRPGPGPEGLRQLLKRSRVAPPGLSS; this comes from the exons ATGGGCTTTCCAGACTGGGACCCCAACACGCATGCTGCCTACACAGACAGCCCCTACTCTTGCCCTGCTTCTGCTGCCGAAAGTTTCCTGCCTTCTGACTTCTACCCACCCTCGGACCCAGGGCAGCCGTGCCCATTTCCCCAGGGCATGGAG GACCCCCCGGACACCCGGTTCTATGCAGAATCTTCCCTACCACAGGCAGGACCCTGGAGAGTTTCTACACTCCCTTCGGGAACCCCACAGTTCCCCGCTGTGGTCCCTGGACCATCGCTGGAGGCGGCTCGAGCTCACATACTGGCTTTGGGGCCAcagcagctgctggcccaggatGAGGAGGGGGACAC GCTCCTTCACCTGTTTGCGGCTCGGGGGCTGCGCTGGGCGGCGTATGCTGCGGCTGAGGTGCTCCAGGTGTACCGGCGTCTTGACATTCGTGAGCATAAGGGCAAG ACCCCTCTCCTGGTGGCGGCTGCTGCCAACCAGCCCCTGATTGTGGAGGATCTGCTGAACCTGGGAGCAGAGCCCAACGCCACTGACCATCAGGGACGTTCGGTCTTGCACGTGGCCGCTACCTACGGGCTCCCAGGAGTTCTCTTG GCTGTGCTTAACTCCGGGGTCCAGGTTGACCTGGAAGCCAGAGACTTCGAGG GCCTCACCCCGCTCCACACGGCCATCCTGGCCCTTAACGTTGCTATGCGCCCTTCTGACCTCTGCCCCCGGGTGCTGAGCACGCAGGCCCGAGACAGACTGGATTGTGTCcacatgttgctgcaaatgggtGCTAATCACACCAGCCAG GAGATCAAGAGCAACAAGACCGTTCTGCACTTGGCCGTGCAGGCTGCCAACCCCACTCTGGTTCAGCTGCTGCTGGAGCTGCCCCGGGGAGACCTGCGGACCTTTGTCAACATGAAG GCCCACGGGAACACAGCCCTCCACATGGCGGCTGCCCTGCCCCCTGGGCCGGCCCAGGAGGCCATCGTGCGGCACCTGTTGGCAGCTGGGGCTGACCCCACACTGCGCAACCTGGAGAATGAGCAGCCTGTTCACCTGCTGCGGCCCGGGCCAGGCCCTGAGGGG CTCCGGCAGCTGTTGAAGAGGAGCCGTGTGGCGCCGCCAGGCCTGTCCTCTTAG
- the TYROBP gene encoding TYRO protein tyrosine kinase-binding protein isoform X1, translated as MGGLEPCSRLLLLPLLLAVGGLRPVQAQAQSDCSCSTVSPGVLAGIVLGDLVLTVLIALAVYFLGRLVPRGRGAAEAAPRKQRITETESPYQELQGQRSDVYSDLNTQRPYYK; from the exons ATGGGGGGCCTTGAACCCTGCAGCAggctcctgctcctgcctctcCTGCTGGCTGTAGGTG gTCTCCGTCCTgtccaggcccaggcccagagcG ATTGTAGTTGCTCTACGGTGAGCCCGGGCGTGCTGGCAGGGATCgtgctgggggacctggtgcTGACAGTGCTCATCGCCCTGGCTGTGTACTTCCTGGGCCGGCTGGTCCCTCGGGGGCGAGGGGCTGCGGAGG CAGCGCCCCGGAAACAGCGTATCACTGAGACGGAGTCGCCTTATCAG GAGCTCCAGGGTCAGAGGTCAGATGTCTACAGCGACCTCAACACACAGAGGCCATATTACAAGTGA
- the NFKBID gene encoding NF-kappa-B inhibitor delta isoform X3 has protein sequence MGFPDWDPNTHAAYTDSPYSCPASAAESFLPSDFYPPSDPGQPCPFPQGMEAGPWRVSTLPSGTPQFPAVVPGPSLEAARAHILALGPQQLLAQDEEGDTLLHLFAARGLRWAAYAAAEVLQVYRRLDIREHKGKTPLLVAAAANQPLIVEDLLNLGAEPNATDHQGRSVLHVAATYGLPGVLLAVLNSGVQVDLEARDFEGLTPLHTAILALNVAMRPSDLCPRVLSTQARDRLDCVHMLLQMGANHTSQEIKSNKTVLHLAVQAANPTLVQLLLELPRGDLRTFVNMKAHGNTALHMAAALPPGPAQEAIVRHLLAAGADPTLRNLENEQPVHLLRPGPGPEGLRQLLKRSRVAPPGLSS, from the exons ATGGGCTTTCCAGACTGGGACCCCAACACGCATGCTGCCTACACAGACAGCCCCTACTCTTGCCCTGCTTCTGCTGCCGAAAGTTTCCTGCCTTCTGACTTCTACCCACCCTCGGACCCAGGGCAGCCGTGCCCATTTCCCCAGGGCATGGAG GCAGGACCCTGGAGAGTTTCTACACTCCCTTCGGGAACCCCACAGTTCCCCGCTGTGGTCCCTGGACCATCGCTGGAGGCGGCTCGAGCTCACATACTGGCTTTGGGGCCAcagcagctgctggcccaggatGAGGAGGGGGACAC GCTCCTTCACCTGTTTGCGGCTCGGGGGCTGCGCTGGGCGGCGTATGCTGCGGCTGAGGTGCTCCAGGTGTACCGGCGTCTTGACATTCGTGAGCATAAGGGCAAG ACCCCTCTCCTGGTGGCGGCTGCTGCCAACCAGCCCCTGATTGTGGAGGATCTGCTGAACCTGGGAGCAGAGCCCAACGCCACTGACCATCAGGGACGTTCGGTCTTGCACGTGGCCGCTACCTACGGGCTCCCAGGAGTTCTCTTG GCTGTGCTTAACTCCGGGGTCCAGGTTGACCTGGAAGCCAGAGACTTCGAGG GCCTCACCCCGCTCCACACGGCCATCCTGGCCCTTAACGTTGCTATGCGCCCTTCTGACCTCTGCCCCCGGGTGCTGAGCACGCAGGCCCGAGACAGACTGGATTGTGTCcacatgttgctgcaaatgggtGCTAATCACACCAGCCAG GAGATCAAGAGCAACAAGACCGTTCTGCACTTGGCCGTGCAGGCTGCCAACCCCACTCTGGTTCAGCTGCTGCTGGAGCTGCCCCGGGGAGACCTGCGGACCTTTGTCAACATGAAG GCCCACGGGAACACAGCCCTCCACATGGCGGCTGCCCTGCCCCCTGGGCCGGCCCAGGAGGCCATCGTGCGGCACCTGTTGGCAGCTGGGGCTGACCCCACACTGCGCAACCTGGAGAATGAGCAGCCTGTTCACCTGCTGCGGCCCGGGCCAGGCCCTGAGGGG CTCCGGCAGCTGTTGAAGAGGAGCCGTGTGGCGCCGCCAGGCCTGTCCTCTTAG